A portion of the Sulfurospirillum diekertiae genome contains these proteins:
- a CDS encoding sulfatase-like hydrolase/transferase, with protein MVLSACYIVSNYFTGEGINDAVIFHLRYGLDGSGFADYYLIIAVGIGLLISSLMLSVFYYRMLKNSVLSEHQKLKRVISTVSLIVALIIHPTVRFLGESALSVLGVENPLSLKYNFSDYYKTASLSAISENHPNLVYIFAESFEDTYFDEKIFPSLVTALRPIREQSISFTQIKQAWGTSWTIAGMTSVMCGLPLVTPSRNSDSPQGNSMSKMSTFYSGAVCMSDMLHKEGYKLIYRSGSPLEFAGVDKLYKTHQFDDIKGIKELKPLLSNPSYQTPWGLYDDTLFDIAMNDFKKYSKGKQKFAMFLSTMDTHHPYGHVSKSCKAQEYKDGSNSMLNAVICSDELIAKFIKQIQDSPYGKNTIIVVGSDHLAMHNMAIDDLMRGERRDQFMIIDPRLSHGDKIEKTGSTLDISATLLPFLGYKASVGLSRDLLGDEPSLMEEFKDVDKLLNAWSNEISRFWEFPKIEKELVLDTTKNSLKIGSTLYKFPILLHISENLEVSPFFEVKLKFFETVKLFGYLHDYHAEDAFLWVDKCSRINTLSSENNVSLKGKYCFALGKLGGEITTEVLSTEKKLSLELLNQTLTLPSEEEKAIQRRESLMQIKEK; from the coding sequence ATGGTACTCAGTGCGTGTTATATTGTTTCCAACTATTTTACGGGAGAGGGCATTAACGATGCCGTTATTTTCCATCTTCGATATGGGCTGGATGGCTCTGGATTTGCTGATTATTATTTAATCATAGCAGTAGGAATTGGACTATTGATCAGCAGTTTAATGCTCTCTGTTTTTTACTATCGAATGCTTAAAAATAGTGTTCTCTCTGAGCATCAAAAGCTGAAACGTGTTATTTCAACGGTGTCGTTGATAGTGGCTTTAATCATCCACCCAACAGTACGCTTTTTAGGTGAGAGTGCGCTTAGTGTCCTTGGGGTTGAAAATCCTTTGAGCCTTAAATATAATTTTTCAGATTATTATAAAACAGCTTCATTATCGGCTATTAGCGAAAATCACCCTAATCTTGTTTATATTTTTGCAGAGAGTTTCGAAGATACCTATTTTGATGAAAAAATATTTCCCTCTTTAGTCACCGCTTTACGTCCAATAAGAGAGCAGAGTATCTCCTTTACGCAGATTAAACAAGCATGGGGAACCAGTTGGACGATTGCAGGAATGACATCGGTGATGTGTGGACTGCCTCTAGTGACCCCTTCACGAAACTCAGACTCTCCTCAAGGCAATTCTATGTCTAAGATGAGTACATTTTATTCAGGTGCTGTGTGTATGAGTGATATGCTCCATAAAGAAGGCTATAAACTCATCTACCGCAGTGGTTCCCCTTTGGAGTTTGCAGGTGTTGATAAACTCTATAAAACCCATCAGTTTGATGATATAAAAGGCATTAAAGAGCTTAAACCTTTACTTTCAAATCCAAGTTATCAAACACCATGGGGATTGTATGATGATACCCTGTTTGATATTGCGATGAATGATTTTAAAAAATACTCCAAAGGCAAACAAAAATTTGCGATGTTCCTCTCTACTATGGATACGCATCATCCTTATGGGCATGTCTCAAAAAGCTGCAAGGCACAAGAGTATAAAGATGGCAGCAATTCCATGCTCAATGCGGTGATTTGTTCGGATGAGTTAATTGCAAAATTTATTAAGCAGATTCAAGATTCACCTTATGGTAAAAATACAATTATTGTCGTTGGCTCAGACCATCTTGCGATGCACAATATGGCAATTGATGATCTTATGAGAGGAGAACGTCGCGATCAATTTATGATCATTGATCCGCGTCTTAGCCATGGCGATAAGATTGAGAAGACGGGGAGTACCCTTGATATCAGTGCGACACTTTTACCTTTTCTCGGATACAAAGCCAGTGTGGGTTTAAGCAGAGATCTTTTGGGCGATGAGCCTTCCTTGATGGAAGAATTTAAAGATGTAGATAAACTTTTAAATGCGTGGTCCAATGAGATTAGTCGTTTTTGGGAGTTTCCAAAAATAGAGAAAGAGTTAGTCTTAGATACGACAAAAAACAGTCTTAAAATAGGCTCAACCCTTTACAAATTCCCGATTTTATTGCATATAAGTGAAAATTTGGAAGTAAGCCCTTTCTTTGAAGTCAAACTCAAGTTTTTTGAGACAGTCAAGCTTTTTGGGTATTTACATGATTACCATGCTGAAGATGCGTTTTTATGGGTGGATAAATGTTCACGTATTAATACATTAAGCAGTGAAAATAATGTATCGCTCAAAGGTAAATATTGCTTTGCTTTAGGAAAATTAGGTGGCGAGATAACAACAGAAGTCCTTAGTACCGAAAAGAAGCTCAGTTTAGAGCTCTTAAACCAAACATTAACCCTTCCTTCTGAGGAAGAAAAAGCGATCCAAAGACGTGAAAGTCTAATGCAAATTAAAGAGAAATAA
- a CDS encoding ammonium transporter, which produces MRKLLSLATLLPLSTLWAAEEAATEAAADVAEKVLTLDVGNTAWVLTATALVMFMTPAGLALFYGGMSRSKNLLNTIAMSVMGYIVAAVVWVVAGYTLAFGTDIGGVIGFDSLFLSGIKVTDLWATGSIPVLLFVAFQMTFAGITVALASGAIIERLKFSTWIVFAAIWILAVYAPIAHWVWGGGFLSKLGVLDFAGGTVVHINAGVAGLVVALMLGRRADYGKAMFPSSVTLTVLGASMLWFGWFGFNAGSELGADGIAASAFLVTNTAAAVAALAWMIIEYITYKKFTLLGIASGIVAGLVAITPAAGFVDTSASLIIGAVAGIVAFYGVNGLKKALKYDDSLDAFGIHGVAGIWGALATGIFANPEVNELGKGLLYGNAEQVMIQIEGIIVTIVYTAIATAIVFKIASILTGGARVSVEAESQGLDEVEHGEKAFNLR; this is translated from the coding sequence ATGAGAAAACTACTTTCTCTCGCAACATTGTTGCCTTTATCAACATTGTGGGCTGCAGAAGAAGCGGCTACTGAAGCAGCAGCAGATGTTGCTGAAAAGGTTTTAACCCTTGACGTGGGAAACACTGCTTGGGTTTTAACAGCAACCGCACTCGTCATGTTTATGACACCAGCGGGTTTGGCACTTTTTTACGGCGGTATGTCTCGCTCTAAAAACTTGCTTAACACGATTGCAATGAGTGTTATGGGGTATATCGTTGCAGCCGTTGTTTGGGTTGTAGCGGGTTACACCTTGGCGTTTGGTACAGATATTGGTGGTGTTATCGGTTTTGATAGCCTCTTTTTAAGCGGCATCAAAGTAACTGACCTTTGGGCAACTGGTAGCATTCCTGTCCTTCTTTTTGTAGCGTTCCAAATGACCTTTGCAGGTATTACGGTTGCTCTTGCAAGTGGTGCTATTATCGAGAGATTAAAGTTTTCAACTTGGATCGTTTTTGCGGCTATTTGGATCTTAGCAGTGTATGCTCCTATTGCTCACTGGGTATGGGGCGGCGGTTTCTTATCAAAACTTGGCGTTCTTGACTTTGCAGGTGGTACGGTTGTTCATATCAATGCAGGTGTTGCTGGCTTAGTCGTAGCATTAATGCTAGGTCGTCGTGCAGATTATGGTAAAGCAATGTTCCCTTCATCTGTAACACTTACAGTACTTGGCGCAAGTATGTTATGGTTTGGTTGGTTCGGATTCAATGCAGGTAGCGAACTTGGAGCGGATGGTATTGCAGCGAGTGCATTCCTTGTCACCAATACAGCAGCAGCAGTTGCAGCACTTGCTTGGATGATCATCGAATACATCACTTATAAAAAATTCACATTGCTTGGTATCGCTTCTGGTATCGTAGCAGGTCTTGTTGCGATCACTCCAGCAGCAGGTTTTGTTGATACAAGCGCTTCACTTATCATTGGTGCAGTTGCTGGTATTGTAGCGTTCTACGGTGTCAATGGCTTGAAAAAAGCACTTAAATACGATGACTCATTGGATGCATTCGGTATCCATGGTGTTGCAGGTATCTGGGGCGCACTTGCTACGGGTATTTTTGCAAACCCAGAAGTTAACGAACTTGGTAAAGGTTTACTCTACGGAAATGCAGAGCAAGTCATGATTCAAATCGAAGGTATCATTGTAACCATCGTTTACACAGCGATTGCTACTGCAATTGTCTTTAAAATCGCGTCTATCTTAACAGGTGGTGCAAGAGTAAGCGTAGAAGCTGAGTCACAAGGTTTGGATGAAGTAGAGCACGGCGAAAAAGCTTTTAACTTAAGATAA
- a CDS encoding P-II family nitrogen regulator: MKKIESIIKPFKLEDVKDALAELDITGMTVSEVKGYGRQQGHSELYRGAEYVVDFLPKIKIEVVVVDDLVDKVIDVIVKSARTGKIGDGKIFVSNIEKSVRIRTGELDNEAV; the protein is encoded by the coding sequence ATGAAAAAAATCGAATCAATTATCAAACCATTCAAACTTGAAGATGTTAAAGATGCTTTAGCAGAGCTTGATATCACAGGTATGACAGTGAGTGAAGTAAAAGGTTATGGAAGACAACAAGGACACTCAGAGCTTTACAGAGGCGCTGAGTATGTCGTTGACTTCTTACCAAAAATTAAAATTGAAGTCGTTGTTGTTGATGATCTCGTTGACAAAGTCATCGATGTCATCGTTAAAAGTGCACGTACGGGTAAAATCGGTGATGGAAAGATCTTTGTTTCTAACATTGAAAAAAGTGTTCGTATTCGAACCGGTGAGCTTGATAACGAAGCAGTATAA
- a CDS encoding molybdopterin-dependent oxidoreductase — translation MHFTTCPLDCFDGCSIAVSKELKLKGNKAHPITQGYLCHHLNHFHTFERIEEPRYLGQSIKMEEALTILQEKLNTYEPSRTLFFKGSGNLGIMQGVTKQFFASHRAVLASGSLCDEAGDAGVCEGRGANLCLSPLHVKDAEVVILWGRNPTVTNSHMLPSLKGKTLIVIDPVKIDLSHHADLHIQIKPRGDLYLALLLCRLVAMEEMEDCTFLNERTLNYKDFLDFISGIPMRKLLDKAHVNLDEIGELLHLIKGKKVSILVGIGVQKYSFGHSVLRAIDALGAMLGLFGKVGCGVGYLSNSGFGYSLPFKVDAKKEPLPIANFGKYDLVFIQGGNPLNQMPCTSKVEEGLDKAKCIVYFGLHENETSARAHLIIPAKTFLAKDDVKLSYGHPFVGRMPKIVESPIGISEYALTQMLLAAFGHDSLESEATIIEKVIASNSVEKDGFLISKTYEDLPYEKTFYTKSGQFEFMDEFDDDFEDEEGFYLIAAKQNKSLNSQFVTDEYLYVPLCLGLEQEERVRLTNRYGTCEYAVMPTAILRDDCLLLYSGAKNANRLTPHAMSQEGNCATYQEMKVRLEKVT, via the coding sequence ATGCATTTTACTACGTGTCCACTAGACTGTTTTGATGGGTGTAGTATTGCTGTGAGCAAAGAGCTTAAGCTCAAAGGCAATAAAGCTCACCCGATTACACAAGGCTATCTCTGCCACCACCTTAATCACTTTCATACCTTTGAACGCATTGAAGAGCCACGCTATTTGGGTCAAAGTATCAAAATGGAAGAAGCCCTTACCATTCTTCAAGAGAAATTAAACACATACGAACCCTCTCGTACACTCTTTTTTAAAGGGAGTGGAAACTTAGGTATTATGCAAGGTGTTACCAAACAATTTTTTGCTTCGCATCGTGCAGTGCTAGCTTCTGGCTCACTGTGTGATGAAGCAGGGGATGCGGGTGTTTGTGAGGGAAGAGGTGCTAATTTATGCCTTTCGCCTTTACATGTAAAAGATGCAGAGGTTGTTATTTTGTGGGGACGAAATCCTACGGTGACAAACTCACATATGCTTCCTTCTTTAAAGGGTAAGACACTTATTGTCATTGACCCTGTCAAAATTGACCTCTCCCATCATGCTGATCTTCACATTCAAATTAAACCACGGGGCGATCTATATTTAGCACTTTTACTCTGCCGATTGGTTGCTATGGAAGAGATGGAAGATTGCACTTTTTTGAATGAGCGAACACTAAATTATAAAGACTTTTTAGACTTTATCAGTGGTATTCCGATGCGAAAGCTACTTGATAAAGCCCACGTGAATTTGGATGAAATAGGTGAGTTACTTCATCTTATTAAAGGTAAAAAAGTTTCTATTTTAGTGGGAATTGGAGTGCAAAAATACAGCTTTGGGCACAGTGTTTTAAGAGCCATAGATGCACTAGGTGCCATGCTTGGACTGTTTGGTAAAGTAGGCTGTGGGGTTGGGTATCTTTCCAACAGTGGATTTGGTTACAGTTTACCGTTTAAAGTTGATGCAAAAAAAGAGCCTCTACCGATAGCTAATTTTGGGAAGTATGATCTGGTATTTATTCAAGGGGGTAACCCGCTTAACCAAATGCCTTGTACTTCTAAAGTGGAAGAGGGTCTGGATAAAGCGAAATGCATTGTTTATTTTGGTTTGCATGAAAATGAGACATCTGCGCGCGCCCATTTGATCATTCCCGCTAAAACATTTTTGGCAAAAGACGACGTCAAATTAAGCTATGGGCATCCCTTTGTGGGACGTATGCCAAAAATTGTCGAGAGCCCCATAGGCATTAGTGAGTATGCGCTCACGCAAATGTTATTGGCTGCTTTTGGGCATGACTCTTTGGAAAGTGAAGCGACGATTATTGAAAAAGTGATTGCTTCCAATAGCGTGGAAAAAGATGGCTTTTTAATCTCTAAAACCTATGAAGATTTACCGTATGAAAAGACGTTTTACACAAAAAGTGGGCAATTTGAATTCATGGACGAATTTGACGATGACTTTGAGGATGAAGAAGGTTTTTACTTGATTGCCGCAAAACAAAATAAATCGCTAAATTCACAGTTTGTGACCGATGAGTATCTCTATGTTCCTCTTTGTTTAGGCTTAGAGCAAGAAGAGCGTGTGCGACTTACCAACCGTTATGGCACATGTGAATATGCTGTCATGCCTACTGCTATACTTCGAGATGACTGTCTGCTCCTTTACAGTGGGGCAAAAAATGCCAATAGGCTTACCCCTCATGCAATGAGTCAAGAGGGAAATTGTGCAACATATCAAGAGATGAAAGTACGATTGGAAAAAGTGACATGA
- a CDS encoding bifunctional diguanylate cyclase/phosphohydrolase, protein MSVSKRIRYFKQLAILLTIFWTLLTTVFVVYQFYNEEKHIEENSLERIKGVAEESLAFVFWVYEQKAKAMNDDERYNFRTNFSLKDLLALLAKQSSMEFDIAPVSKDFTHSALKPSLKQAFQNVKNEHHDSFALYEDKGIKHLFYVKPMFANNACISCHVHSESAIGDLLGFTTIQMKVPTFKNANPQSYYFLIITYLGTWLLGLFAIWWIHARGRNYLNEKTKMYEESMYALIDMMEKRDSYTAGHSQRVAEYSKMLVLEMDYSGDDVDFIYKAGMLHDIGKIEIPDAILLKPDKLTSIEYSLIQRHSTASYELLSREPFSGLAHVVLHHHERYDGMGYPDGLKADQIPFFSQIITVADAFDAMTTNRAYRKSLSRQEAFAILEEEKGKQFNPYIVNVAKVVFANVNLPKNTTQMPKDLLEEMRFSYYFRDQLTSFYNVNYLKFIFAHAGDCQLKILSVDHLNCTNFSLYNKKYGWKKGDEFLCLIAKMIGELYPESIIVRAYSDNFLVLHVKENEQQMNYSKIDALVTEHELVMVYQHIDLEIDEHLTWEILEDKLLRL, encoded by the coding sequence ATGTCTGTCAGTAAACGAATTCGTTATTTTAAACAACTTGCTATCTTACTAACCATCTTTTGGACACTTTTAACAACCGTTTTTGTGGTATATCAGTTTTATAATGAAGAAAAGCATATTGAAGAAAACTCGCTAGAACGCATTAAAGGTGTTGCTGAAGAGTCTCTTGCCTTTGTTTTTTGGGTTTATGAGCAAAAAGCGAAAGCGATGAATGATGATGAACGCTACAATTTTCGAACGAATTTTTCACTCAAAGATCTTCTTGCCTTACTTGCAAAACAGAGCAGTATGGAATTTGATATTGCACCTGTTTCCAAAGACTTTACACATTCTGCTTTAAAACCTTCTCTCAAACAAGCCTTTCAAAATGTTAAAAATGAGCACCATGATAGTTTTGCTCTTTATGAAGATAAGGGTATCAAACACCTTTTCTATGTGAAGCCTATGTTTGCCAATAATGCGTGTATTTCTTGTCATGTGCATAGTGAATCTGCCATTGGTGATTTGCTAGGGTTTACGACTATTCAGATGAAAGTCCCTACATTTAAAAATGCAAATCCCCAGAGTTATTATTTTCTCATCATCACTTATTTGGGAACATGGCTTTTGGGTCTTTTTGCCATTTGGTGGATCCATGCACGTGGCCGCAATTACCTGAATGAAAAAACAAAGATGTATGAAGAGAGTATGTATGCGCTCATCGATATGATGGAAAAACGTGATAGTTACACGGCAGGTCATAGCCAAAGAGTTGCAGAGTATTCTAAAATGCTTGTTCTTGAAATGGACTACAGTGGCGATGATGTTGATTTTATTTATAAAGCGGGAATGTTGCATGACATCGGCAAAATTGAAATTCCTGATGCGATTTTACTGAAGCCCGATAAACTAACGTCCATTGAGTATTCTCTCATTCAGCGCCATTCAACAGCAAGTTATGAACTCCTTTCCCGTGAACCTTTTTCAGGGCTTGCCCATGTCGTGTTGCATCACCACGAACGTTATGATGGCATGGGGTATCCTGATGGCTTAAAAGCCGACCAAATTCCTTTCTTTTCACAGATTATTACGGTAGCAGATGCTTTTGATGCAATGACAACCAATCGCGCTTATCGTAAAAGCTTAAGCAGGCAAGAGGCTTTTGCTATTTTGGAAGAAGAGAAAGGCAAACAGTTTAACCCTTATATTGTGAATGTGGCAAAAGTGGTTTTTGCCAACGTGAACCTTCCTAAAAATACCACGCAAATGCCCAAGGATTTACTGGAAGAGATGCGTTTTTCCTACTATTTTCGCGATCAATTAACAAGCTTTTACAATGTTAATTACCTGAAATTTATTTTTGCCCATGCGGGTGATTGTCAGTTGAAAATTTTAAGTGTAGATCATCTGAATTGCACTAATTTTTCCTTATATAATAAAAAATATGGCTGGAAAAAAGGTGATGAATTCTTGTGTTTAATTGCTAAAATGATTGGTGAACTGTATCCTGAATCTATCATTGTAAGAGCGTATAGTGATAATTTTTTGGTTTTACATGTAAAAGAAAACGAGCAACAGATGAACTACTCTAAAATTGATGCATTAGTGACTGAACACGAACTTGTCATGGTGTATCAGCATATTGATTTAGAGATTGATGAGCATTTGACATGGGAAATATTAGAAGATAAACTACTTCGTTTATAG
- the glyS gene encoding glycine--tRNA ligase subunit beta — protein MIKPLLIEIGVEELPAIPFLKELPNIETLWLDILEKNALGCEFNFYYTPRRLVLWHEAFPTEQEEREEEFFGAPLSVALKEGVPTPAALGFAKKCGVDFSEVSRATKDGKEVLYYKKTIAGQNSKLLLKEMIESFIKGLNFGKSMRWGFLEEHFIRPIRWVGCMLGDEHVPFSLFGVESTPFSYPHRTISYEPFAYMFAGDYFDRLAERGVVLYPTKRKEIILNDFKAIEKKESIHIEIDEELLAEVVAITEHPKALMGSFEERFLRLPPEVIITSMKENQRYFPVFKQGKLTNHFIVVSNAISDDYDLIVRGNEKVLRARLSDALFFLDNDLKHGLSYEGLKDITYLDGLGSLLDKELREKEITTYLISKYQTTLLSQNARLNASTLKALMDKSVMYSKSDLLSEMVYEFTELQGLMGYYYANAAHEDELLALSLKEQYLPNSEESALPSTLFSAIVALSSKLDSLIALFSIDKIPTGNKDPYALRRAVNGIIKIVLDQGIAFDIKSDLKALSASYKAFDFEVLETFFLERMYQFFDVNPSIISAVISSGERDIVKLSQKIKALASIVQDDGFKEMFSTFKRVANIIKNMDVSLETPVNEALFDNSYEKELYAAFKVVIAKNYASFEENLDALFALKPQIDAFFDNVMVNTEDVKIRANRQNLIASVYNAFKSIADIKEISI, from the coding sequence ATGATCAAACCCCTTTTGATAGAAATAGGCGTCGAAGAACTTCCTGCAATCCCTTTTTTGAAAGAACTCCCCAATATTGAAACACTCTGGCTTGATATTTTAGAAAAAAATGCTCTGGGCTGTGAGTTTAACTTTTATTACACTCCTAGACGTTTAGTGCTTTGGCATGAAGCATTTCCTACTGAACAAGAGGAACGTGAAGAAGAGTTTTTTGGAGCGCCTCTTTCTGTTGCCCTTAAGGAAGGCGTACCAACACCTGCTGCACTTGGATTTGCTAAAAAATGTGGTGTTGATTTTAGTGAAGTTTCCCGTGCGACGAAAGATGGTAAAGAGGTGCTTTACTATAAAAAAACCATTGCAGGTCAAAACTCAAAGCTCCTTCTTAAAGAGATGATTGAAAGTTTTATCAAAGGGCTGAATTTTGGAAAGTCCATGCGTTGGGGCTTTTTGGAAGAGCATTTTATTCGTCCTATTCGCTGGGTGGGTTGTATGTTAGGCGATGAGCATGTACCTTTCTCCCTTTTTGGCGTAGAATCAACGCCTTTTTCGTATCCACATAGAACTATTTCGTATGAGCCTTTTGCGTACATGTTTGCAGGTGATTATTTTGATAGACTGGCTGAGCGCGGTGTTGTGCTTTACCCAACCAAACGTAAAGAGATCATTTTAAATGATTTTAAAGCGATTGAGAAAAAAGAGAGTATTCACATCGAAATTGATGAAGAGCTTTTAGCGGAAGTTGTAGCGATTACAGAGCATCCAAAAGCATTGATGGGTAGTTTTGAAGAACGATTTTTACGTCTACCACCTGAAGTGATTATCACGTCCATGAAAGAGAATCAACGTTATTTTCCTGTCTTCAAACAGGGTAAACTCACCAATCATTTTATTGTTGTTTCCAATGCGATCAGCGATGATTATGACTTAATCGTAAGAGGTAATGAAAAAGTGCTTCGCGCACGTCTTTCTGATGCGCTTTTCTTCTTGGACAATGACCTTAAACATGGGTTGAGTTACGAAGGATTGAAAGACATCACTTACCTTGATGGTTTGGGTTCACTGCTCGATAAAGAGCTTCGTGAAAAAGAGATCACAACGTACCTTATTTCAAAATATCAAACAACCCTTCTTTCTCAAAATGCCCGTCTTAATGCTTCAACCTTGAAAGCACTGATGGACAAATCTGTGATGTACAGCAAAAGCGATCTTTTAAGTGAGATGGTTTATGAATTCACGGAACTTCAGGGCTTAATGGGGTATTACTATGCGAATGCGGCACACGAAGATGAGCTTTTGGCATTGTCTCTCAAAGAGCAGTATCTTCCCAATTCAGAGGAGAGTGCGCTTCCTAGTACACTTTTTAGCGCGATTGTTGCGCTTTCTTCAAAGCTTGATTCCCTCATTGCGCTCTTTAGCATCGACAAAATTCCAACAGGCAATAAAGACCCGTATGCGCTTCGTCGTGCGGTGAATGGTATCATCAAAATTGTACTAGATCAGGGTATTGCCTTTGATATTAAAAGCGATCTCAAAGCATTAAGTGCATCGTATAAAGCATTTGATTTTGAAGTGTTAGAGACCTTTTTCTTGGAACGTATGTACCAATTCTTTGATGTCAACCCTTCAATTATTTCAGCGGTCATTAGCAGTGGTGAACGTGATATTGTGAAACTTTCACAAAAGATTAAAGCACTCGCAAGTATTGTTCAAGACGATGGTTTTAAAGAGATGTTTTCAACGTTTAAACGGGTCGCAAACATTATCAAAAATATGGACGTTTCCCTTGAAACACCTGTCAATGAAGCACTCTTTGACAATAGTTATGAAAAAGAACTTTACGCTGCTTTCAAAGTGGTTATTGCTAAAAACTATGCTTCATTTGAAGAAAATCTTGATGCTCTTTTTGCACTAAAACCCCAAATTGATGCCTTCTTTGACAATGTGATGGTTAATACAGAAGATGTAAAAATAAGAGCAAATCGTCAAAATCTTATTGCATCCGTTTATAATGCTTTTAAATCAATTGCGGATATTAAAGAGATTAGTATTTAA
- a CDS encoding phosphoribosylaminoimidazole synthetase gives MICAEKLQRFMMAIVLFVACCLMSAGSIYGTILLGFVIAMILVWAITDFCPSIWLFSKLVGHCKSSR, from the coding sequence ATGATATGTGCTGAAAAACTTCAACGTTTCATGATGGCAATAGTGCTCTTTGTTGCATGTTGTCTCATGAGCGCAGGCTCCATTTATGGCACGATATTGCTTGGATTTGTCATCGCAATGATTCTTGTATGGGCCATTACCGATTTTTGTCCTTCCATTTGGCTCTTTTCAAAGCTCGTAGGACACTGTAAAAGCAGTCGTTAA
- a CDS encoding endonuclease/exonuclease/phosphatase family protein, which translates to MKINAKSQILIRWVLLFIPLLLSALEFKVATYNVENLFDAQNDGSEYEEYKPNTKHGWNEAMLQIKIANIARVITDMDADIIALEEVENKAVLQKLNTALGNKAYPYLFYPNKKERVNIETALLSRFPIEKTSSIFIKDQARGIHRITLKIDNKRLDVYINHWPAQKEKEEERLLYATTLHNVLLKEEGKEYLLLGDFNSPYQVQKDWGMGLVTILNAGDKKSTLYNLWYDLPVEKRYSHSYGKQKATLDHIIIPKTLSDGKGIDYNEASLAVFVRPYMLDENNNPKRWQISDRGRGVHQGEGFSDHFPLTAIFHTSSY; encoded by the coding sequence GTGAAAATTAATGCAAAGTCACAAATATTGATCCGTTGGGTTCTGCTTTTTATCCCGCTCTTACTCTCAGCTCTTGAGTTTAAAGTGGCAACGTACAATGTTGAAAATTTGTTCGATGCTCAAAATGACGGCAGTGAGTATGAAGAGTACAAACCCAACACTAAACATGGTTGGAATGAGGCAATGTTGCAGATCAAGATTGCCAATATTGCTCGTGTCATTACCGACATGGATGCGGACATTATTGCCCTTGAAGAGGTTGAAAACAAAGCTGTTCTTCAAAAGTTAAATACCGCTCTTGGAAATAAAGCGTATCCGTATCTGTTTTATCCCAACAAAAAAGAACGCGTGAACATCGAAACGGCACTTTTATCACGTTTCCCTATTGAAAAAACATCATCCATTTTTATTAAAGATCAAGCGCGAGGTATTCATCGCATTACCCTTAAAATCGATAATAAGCGCTTAGATGTTTATATCAACCATTGGCCTGCGCAAAAAGAGAAAGAAGAAGAGAGGCTTTTATATGCAACGACATTGCATAATGTTCTACTAAAAGAAGAGGGCAAAGAGTATCTTCTTCTAGGAGATTTTAACTCACCGTATCAAGTACAAAAAGATTGGGGTATGGGCTTAGTGACTATTCTTAATGCTGGAGACAAAAAAAGTACATTGTACAACCTTTGGTATGATCTGCCTGTAGAAAAACGCTATTCGCATAGTTACGGCAAACAAAAAGCAACATTGGACCATATTATTATCCCCAAAACGTTAAGTGATGGAAAAGGGATTGATTATAATGAAGCGTCACTTGCCGTTTTTGTGCGCCCTTATATGCTCGATGAAAACAATAATCCAAAACGGTGGCAAATAAGCGATAGAGGAAGAGGGGTACACCAAGGTGAAGGCTTTTCGGATCACTTTCCCTTGACTGCAATTTTCCATACATCTTCATATTAG
- a CDS encoding carbonic anhydrase, whose amino-acid sequence MKIAELISGYEKFKDTKFKKYENKFLDLVKNGQNPKVLFIACSDSRVDPSLITLSSPGDLFVLRNIGNFVPPFAPDNDFHATAAGIEYAVSVLGVTDIVICGHSHCGAIETMYTNITDINLVHVKKWLELGLDAKNYVTQKLSKDVSHAKRLELTEKISLLFQSKNLLTYPDVERRVHAGELFIRSWYYHLETGDLEYFNTESGEFEPMIGSEN is encoded by the coding sequence ATGAAAATAGCCGAGTTAATTAGTGGATACGAAAAGTTTAAAGATACCAAATTTAAAAAGTATGAAAATAAATTTTTGGATCTTGTGAAAAATGGTCAAAACCCTAAGGTTTTATTTATTGCGTGTAGTGATTCTAGAGTGGATCCCTCGTTAATTACACTCTCATCTCCTGGCGATCTTTTTGTGCTTCGAAACATTGGCAACTTCGTTCCTCCTTTTGCACCCGATAATGACTTTCACGCAACCGCCGCAGGGATTGAGTATGCTGTTTCTGTTTTGGGTGTTACAGACATCGTGATTTGTGGACACTCCCATTGCGGTGCCATTGAAACGATGTATACCAACATTACGGACATTAATTTGGTGCATGTTAAAAAGTGGTTAGAGTTAGGATTGGATGCTAAAAATTATGTGACACAAAAATTGAGTAAAGATGTCAGCCATGCTAAAAGGCTTGAATTAACCGAAAAAATTTCACTGCTTTTCCAATCGAAAAATCTTTTAACCTACCCAGATGTGGAACGTCGTGTTCATGCGGGCGAGCTTTTCATTCGTTCATGGTACTACCATCTTGAAACAGGAGACTTAGAGTATTTTAATACGGAATCGGGCGAGTTTGAACCCATGATTGGAAGTGAAAATTAA